GACGCGTGCCCCTGGGCGGAGCAGTTCCGCGATCGCGGCCTCCTCGGGACGTAGCACAACGGCGGCTCGCTCGCCGTCTCCCGCCGTGATGCGGGCCAGTGCGTCGTCGAGCAGACTCAGATCGGTCAGGGGCGCGCCGTCCCGGACGGCGCGCGCGAGGACTTCGCCGACGACTCGTTCCCGGTCGCGCAGGGCGCCCTCCGGAACGAGATCACGCGGCACCCTCCGGACGGAGAGATCGTCCGCCGCGAGTTCCGCGCCCGGGGTGAGCTCGCGAGCCGCGATCAGTACGGGCTCGCCTCGCGACCCGGTTGCCGGGGTGAGGGGAAGTGCGAGCGCCACCGCCGCGAGCAGCAGCGCTCCCGCCGCGAAGCGGCGCAGCAGCGTGACCCTGCGTCCGCCGAGCGGCAGAGCGCCGCGGAGTCGGTCCCGCAGCCGTGCACCGAGCCGTGGTTCGGCCCCGCCCGTTCGGCTCGCCATGGCGCTTCCTTTCGTTCACCGCTGTGAAGAACACACCGCGAAGCGTAGGCAAGCGTGGGAAGCGTCGAAGCCCTCGATCGTCCGGTCCGTGGACGGAACGGAGCCCTGTGGACGGATGGTGGCTCCGTGGCGTGGACGCCCCTACCGGAACTGGAGCCACCCGGTAGCGACGCCCCTCAGCTCGAGGCGGCGGAGGTCTGCGTCTGAGTACCGGAGGCGCCGGAGTCCCCGGAAGAGGAGGAACCGGAGGACTCGGAGGACCCCGAACCCCCGTCGGAGGAGCCCGAACCGCCGGAGGAGTCCCCGGAGGAGTTCGTGGAGGAGGCGGACTCGCTGGACGAGTTGGAGTTCCGGCTGTCGGTGCGGTAGAACCCGCTGCCCTTGAAAACGACCCCCACCGCGTTGAACAGCTTGCGCAGCTTGCCGGAGCACTCCGGGCACTCGGTCAGCGAGTTCTCACTGAGCGATTGGAAGGTCTCGAAGTCGTGCCCGCACTCGGTGCAGGCATACTGATAAGTGGGCACGGGTCTAATACCTCCGGAATCGGACGGCGACGCGCGGACGCCGCGCGTGGCGGCACGCGGCACACTGTGCCGGTCCCCGGACACTGACGTCGACGTACTCTGGCACTCTCGGAACACGAGTGCCAATACGATAATGCGTCACACCGGGCCAGCGGCGCAAACGGGTCTGTGTCACAGTGCGCCGCACGAGCATGCCACGCTCCGGCTCCACGTCCTCGGGTGGTCGGACGAGCCTCACCGGGGAAGCCGGCTCAGTCCTCCGCCCGGGGTGAACACGCCGTGCACCCGCACGTCGTGCTCCTCGGCGGGGAGGTCCTCGACGAGCTCCTCGTCCCGGACCACGGCCAGCAGCGCGGCCGTCCCGGAAGCCAGCGGCAGCGACCTGTCGTAGTAGCCCGCGCCCTTGCCCAGGCGGACTCCGCGCCGGTCCACGGCGAGAGCCGGTACCAGCACCAGCTCGGCCGTCGAGATCGCATCGATTCCCAGCTGGGAGTTGTTCGGCTCCAGCAGGCCGAATCCGGCGCGGCTCAGGGAGTCGGGACCGGTGTACTCGGCCCACTCCAGTGGTTGCCTGCCCGCCACGATGGGCAACAGTACGCGACAACCGTGCTCGCGGATGCCTTCGACGAGTTCCAGCGAACCCGGTTCGGAACCGACGGGGACATAGGCGCACACGGTGGTCGCTCCCGAGTACCTCAGGTGGTCCAGTACGGCCGTGCGCAGGGCGTCGTTCGTGTTCGCGCGAGCGGTTTCCGATGTGGCGGACCGTCCCGTGGTCAGCTCACGGCGCCACTGCTCTTTTCGGTCCAATTCGTCAGCGGAGAGCGTCACAGCGACGAAGGGTAGCGAATATCGCTAGGCTCGCGTGTTATGAGTAGCCAGACGAACTCGCGGACGGCTGCGGCCTTCCGCACCGTGATCGTGCCCGCGGCCGGGTTGGGCACTCGTTTCCTGCCGACGACGAAGTCGGTGCCCAAGGAACTGCTTCCGGTGATCGACACTCCCGGCATCGAACTGGTCGCCGCGGAAGCCGCCGAGGCGGGAGCGGACCGGATGGTGATGGTCACGGCACCGGACAAGCGATCGGTCATCGATCACTTCCAGCGGAGCCCGGAACTCGAGGCGACCCTGGAGGAACGGGGCAAGGACGAGCTGCTGCGCAAGGTGCGCAGGGCCCCCGAACTGCTCGACGCCGAGGTGGCTTTCCAGGAGAAGGCGCTGGGCCTGGGACACGCCGTCGGATGCGCCGAGGGCAACCTCGACGACTCCGACGAGGCCGTCGCCGTGCTGCTTCCGGACGACCTGGTCTATCCGGAGCGGGAGGGCGAGCAGGACGTGCTCACGAGGATGTCCGAGGTACGTGCCCGCCACGGCGGCAGCGTGCTGTGTGCTTTCGACGTACCACCGGAACGCACCACCTCCTACGGGATCTTCGAGGTCTCCGAGACGGACGATCCCGGCGTCAAACGGGTGCACGGGATGGTCGAGAAGCCCGATCCCGCCGATGCCCCCTCCAACCTGGCCGCGGCGGGGCGCTACCTGCTGGATCGGGAGGTCTTCGACGCCCTGCGGCGCATCGAGCCGGGTGCCGGCGGTGAACTGCAACTGACCGATGCCGTAGCGTTGCTGATCGCCGAGGGGCACCCGGTACACGTTGTGGTCCATCAAGGTGCGCGACACGACCTGGGAAATCCTGGCGGATTCCTGAAGGCTGCGGTGGACTTCGCCCTGCGGGATTCCGAGTACGCAGCGGAACTGCGGGAGTGGCTGGGGCAGCGGTTGGATCGGAGCTGATTTCCGCCGCACCGTGCCGGTCCCGGCTCGCGCGGCAACAGTGTCTTCGCGGAAGAGGTCGACAGCCATGAGATCAGTGGATGAGCAGCTTGCACGGATACTCGCGGCCGCCGTGCGGCCTTCACCTGTTCGGGTGGCGATAGCGGAGGCGCAGGGATTGTCGTGCGCGGAGGAGGTGCTGGCCGAGCGAGCGCTGCCGATGGCGGACCAGGCCGCCGTGGACGGCTATGCCGTCCGGAGCGTCGACGTCAAGCACGCGGACACCGAGCCCGCCGTACTCCCCGTCGCGGGGGACACCGCGGCGGGCTCGCGACAGTCCCGCAGGCTCCAGCCCGGACAGGCCGTCCACGTCGGAACCGGCGCGCCGCTGCCGACACTGGCGGATGCCGTCGTCCCGGTCGAGGACACGGAGTGGAGCTCGGACCGGATCACCGTGCTGCGTTCGGTCCCCTCCGCCGCCTTCGTCCGGCGCGAGGGCGACGACGTGCGGCAGGGTGACGTCGCCGTGCGGCGGGGAACCGCGATCGGTCCCGCGCAGGTGGCCATGCTGGCCGCCGTAGGCCGGGACAAGG
This genomic stretch from Actinopolyspora halophila DSM 43834 harbors:
- a CDS encoding SAF domain-containing protein gives rise to the protein MASRTGGAEPRLGARLRDRLRGALPLGGRRVTLLRRFAAGALLLAAVALALPLTPATGSRGEPVLIAARELTPGAELAADDLSVRRVPRDLVPEGALRDRERVVGEVLARAVRDGAPLTDLSLLDDALARITAGDGERAAVVLRPEEAAIAELLRPGARVDIVTEQDGRTTVLAERAAVVAAHPAEANGEHAALVVVSLDRARAAKVASAKLSGPLTLTLR
- a CDS encoding FmdB family zinc ribbon protein, which codes for MPTYQYACTECGHDFETFQSLSENSLTECPECSGKLRKLFNAVGVVFKGSGFYRTDSRNSNSSSESASSTNSSGDSSGGSGSSDGGSGSSESSGSSSSGDSGASGTQTQTSAASS
- a CDS encoding 5-formyltetrahydrofolate cyclo-ligase, producing the protein MTLSADELDRKEQWRRELTTGRSATSETARANTNDALRTAVLDHLRYSGATTVCAYVPVGSEPGSLELVEGIREHGCRVLLPIVAGRQPLEWAEYTGPDSLSRAGFGLLEPNNSQLGIDAISTAELVLVPALAVDRRGVRLGKGAGYYDRSLPLASGTAALLAVVRDEELVEDLPAEEHDVRVHGVFTPGGGLSRLPR
- a CDS encoding UTP--glucose-1-phosphate uridylyltransferase; its protein translation is MSSQTNSRTAAAFRTVIVPAAGLGTRFLPTTKSVPKELLPVIDTPGIELVAAEAAEAGADRMVMVTAPDKRSVIDHFQRSPELEATLEERGKDELLRKVRRAPELLDAEVAFQEKALGLGHAVGCAEGNLDDSDEAVAVLLPDDLVYPEREGEQDVLTRMSEVRARHGGSVLCAFDVPPERTTSYGIFEVSETDDPGVKRVHGMVEKPDPADAPSNLAAAGRYLLDREVFDALRRIEPGAGGELQLTDAVALLIAEGHPVHVVVHQGARHDLGNPGGFLKAAVDFALRDSEYAAELREWLGQRLDRS